One window from the genome of Amphiprion ocellaris isolate individual 3 ecotype Okinawa chromosome 23, ASM2253959v1, whole genome shotgun sequence encodes:
- the LOC111585547 gene encoding zinc finger protein 568-like, with product MFFWTQSDSEQFHGSMSKSDILRGIITDRLNTAAREILAVVERTMADYEEEASGFRREIDRQRRQLELLQPHVQLERRDLLHDVDGRELEVIGDNKEEQQVSPGDQNSGSFLWYNNSDGDGDDDDDDDEEGRPAARPIQQLEDLKDPDYQTPSRSLSPRVPSVRKKSGRPRLSDTQNRLDLKVRVLEASQGDMLSNTVFRKYPVQELQCPRGLQEEDFLVLLRSSFPQLAGEQPFDVFMTDKSRRLQPLNVETLTPEEICRVIGSAGNSALYIRLKTAEGPGSCSENLHPPQEPEDDGRSSTTLANQTGTTPRGQSDRRRRGRPRLGEEPTHHLLRICMLDDPETNKVSESVLLRSSIKDFSCPRGLQEADFLDLLRSTFPQLAGDNKPFNIFKADRSKRLQRLMVNSLTPDEIYRTTRSTGIRKTLLYIRLKPGEEKEEPNNEPLPIDAVVIKSDRAELHSSSFVQHVDGARVDAVISTSQQHDLEIKEDVAETQVDSSVDRDCEAEFQGDEEWNPKSSKEMPKTGRSKIMEIHSKKSKNPCRVCRIWYRNQGSLIRHAWSHVDESQTVCGVCGDRLESEGDLKGHLRKHQKTFDCSQCGKPFFTLHSLNRHNSLHTGERPFTCNVCNKSFTHMSILTTHRWVHVADKPHKCDICQKSFGLKAQLRAHCKLHTGRDKYICNICGLSLYDRRSLNRHKLTHSGERRYGCEVCGKRFKLSGTLKSHEKIHTVRERQYLCHICCKTFLSSSSLTLHVRTHTNEKPFVCVVCSKGFVANGQLKAHMRVHSGEAPYGCNECGRFFKRKNTLICHVRSHLGIKRFVCGVCGKACSRQEHLTVHMRTHNGERPYECSVCSKAFTQSHCLKTHMKSHQAEENPFLHPSTS from the exons ATGTTTTTCTGGACGCAGAGCGACTCAGAGCAGTTCCACGGATCCATGTCGAAGAGCGACATCCTCCGAGGAATCATCACCGACAGGCTGAACACCGCGGCCCGGGAGATCCTGGCGGTGGTGGAGCGGACGATGGCCGACTACGAGGAGGAGGCTTCGGGCTTCAGGCGGGAGATCGACCGGCAGCGGAGacagctggagctgctgcagcctcaTGTCCAGCTGGAGAGGAGAG ATCTGCTGCATGACGTGGACGGCCGTGAGCTGGAGGTCATTGGTGACAACAAAGAGGAGCagcaggtgagtccaggtgatCAGAACTCTGGGAGCTTCCTCTGGTACAACAACAGCGATGgcgatggtgatgatgatgatgatgatgatgaagagggGCGACCAGCAGCCAGACCCATACAGCAACTAGAAGATCTGAAGGACCCAGATTACCAAACTCCGTCCAG GTCGTTGTCGCCCAGAGTCCCGTCTGTCAGGAAGAAGTCCGGCAGACCTCGGCTCAGCGACACTCAGAACCGCCTGGATCTGAAGGTCCGAGTCCTGGAGGCGTCTCAGGGCGACATGCTGTCCAACACTG TGTTTAGGAAGTACCCAGTTCAGGAGCTCCAGTGTCCTCGAGGTCTTCAGGAGGAGGACTTCCTGGTCCTGCTGAGGTCCAGCTTTCCTCAGCTGGCTGGTGAACAACCTTTTGACGTTTTCATGACCGACAAAAGCAGGAGACTTCAGCCTCTGAACGTGGAGACTCTGACTCCAGAGGAGATCTGCCGGGTCATCGGGTCCGCCGGGAACTCTGCCCTCTACATCCGGCTGAAG ACAGCAGAGGGTCCTGGGAGCTGCAGTGAAAACCTTCATCCTCCACAGGAACCAGAAGATGATGGCAGATCCAGCACAACGTTGGCCAATCAAACCGGAACAACACCGAG AGGTCAGTCTGACAGGAGGAGGCGAGGAAGACCTCGACTCGGTGAAGAACCAACTCACCACCTCCTCAGGATCTGCATGCTGGACGACCCTGAGACCAACAAGGTCTCAGAATCAG TGTTGCTGAGGTCGTCCATAAAGGACTTCAGCTGTCCTCGTGGTCTACAGGAGGCCGACTTCTTGGACCTGCTGAGGTCCACCTTCCCTCAGCTGGCCGGAGACAACAAACCGTTCAACATCTTCAAGGCTGACCGAAGCAAGAGGCTGCAGAGGCTTATGGTGAACAGTCTGACGCCAGACGAGATCTATCGGACCACGAGATCCACCGGGATCAGGAAGACTCTCCTCTACATCAGGCTGAAG CcaggagaggagaaagaagaaccAAACAACGAACCTCTGCCCATCGATGCTGTGGTGATAAAGTCTGACAGAGCCGAGCTTCATTCAAG CAGCTTTGTTCAACATGTAGATGGAGCCAGAGTGGACGCCGTGATctcaacatcacaacaacacgACCTGGAAATCAAAGAAGATGTAGCTGAGACTCAAGTGGACTCCAGCGTGGACCGAGACTGTGAAGCGGAATTCCAGGGAGACGAGGAGTGGAACCCAAAGTCGTCGAAGGAAATGCCCAAAACCGGCCGCTCCAAGATCATGGAAATCCACAGTAAGAAGAGTAAGAACCCGTGTAGAGTGTGTAGAATCTGGTACCGGAACCAGGGCAGCCTGATCAGACACGCCTGGAGTCACGTGGACGAGTCTCAGACTGTCTGTGGAGTGTGTGGAGATCGACTGGAGTCTGAGGGAGACTTGAAGGGACAtcttagaaaacatcaaaaaacattCGACTGTTCGCAGTGCGGGAAACCTTTCTTCACCCTCCACAGCCTCAACCGCCACAACTCCCTGCACACCGGAGAGCGACCATTTACATGCAACGTCTGCAACAAGTCCTTCACCCACATGTCCATCCTGACCACCCACCGCTGGGTCCACGTGGCAGATAAACCGCACAAATGTGACATTTGCCAGAAATCATTCGGTCTGAAGGCGCAGCTCAGAGCTCACTGCAAACTGCACACCGGCAGAGACAAATACATCTGCAACATCTGCGGTCTGTCACTGTATGACCGCAGGTCTTTGAACCGACACAAGCTGACCCACTCGGGGGAGCGGCGCTACGGCTGCGAGGTCTGCGGGAAGCGTTTCAAACTGTCCGGCACTCTGAAGTCCCACGAGAAGATCCACACGGTCAGAGAGCGGCAGTACCTCTGCCACATCTGCTGCAAGACGTTCCTGTCCAGCTCCAGCCTGACGCTCCATGTCAGGACGCACACCAACGAGAAGCCATTCGTCTGCGTCGTCTGCAGCAAAGGCTTCGTGGCCAACGGTCAGCTCAAGGCCCACATGCGAGTTCACAGCGGCGAGGCGCCGTACGGCTGCAACGAGTGCGGACGCTTCTTCAAACGTAAGAACACCCTGATCTGCCACGtcaggagccacctgggcatcAAACGCTTCGTCTGCGGGGTTTGTGGGAAGGCGTGTTCTCGGCAGGAACACCTGACGGTCCACATGAGGACCCACAACGGAGAGCGACCGTATGAGTGCAGCGTCTGCAGCAAGGCCTTCACCCAGAGCCACTGTCTGAAGACCCACATGAAGAGCCACCAGGCCGAGGAGAACcccttcctccatccatccacctccTGA